A stretch of the Mesotoga sp. UBA6090 genome encodes the following:
- a CDS encoding MFS transporter, with the protein MRKRIILLLSYTFITTTTISMYHVVYNLYLREIGFSNHLIGNITSAQLWGSAIIGLLTAVLADAIGKKKILFLSAVVVPVSGIALAFVVDPTFILVLSFIKGGFTVTAFTVVMATMTSITRTGNRAKVFGLNFGINMASGVIGNFIGGAFGDLFGLQTTLIIAMVAHLPAIIPVIRLEITESRSRLKELFNFSGLQPDQRKVLTYYFISTATVGFGAGLFIHFGNLIFKDLFNMSATAIGIALSIAQLGTAAGSTLSHKLGKRFGALKFNLTMQLLVIPLMLSLVIVREPILFTILYAFRFVFMNITNPIMTSIIFSYVPDSKLSTVSGINGFLNNTVRAVAAMIFGLIVGTSISGYTELFLLSTAFYAANAFVIFLFYRDFKNEPRVLELYDSKRTG; encoded by the coding sequence TTGAGAAAGAGGATTATATTACTGCTTAGCTATACGTTCATAACTACAACAACTATCTCTATGTACCACGTTGTCTATAATCTGTATTTGAGAGAAATCGGTTTCTCAAATCACCTCATTGGCAACATCACTTCTGCCCAGTTATGGGGATCGGCGATCATTGGGCTGCTCACAGCTGTTCTCGCAGACGCTATTGGAAAGAAGAAAATCCTCTTTCTCTCTGCGGTTGTCGTTCCCGTGTCTGGAATCGCGCTAGCCTTTGTTGTCGACCCGACTTTCATCCTCGTTTTGTCATTCATCAAGGGTGGTTTCACAGTAACTGCCTTTACAGTCGTAATGGCGACAATGACAAGCATTACAAGAACGGGAAACAGGGCAAAGGTCTTCGGTCTAAATTTCGGGATCAACATGGCAAGCGGAGTTATTGGTAATTTCATCGGCGGGGCTTTTGGAGATCTCTTTGGTCTTCAAACTACTCTGATAATCGCTATGGTCGCGCATCTACCGGCAATCATACCGGTAATCAGACTCGAAATTACGGAATCGAGATCCAGGTTGAAGGAACTCTTCAACTTTTCGGGGCTTCAGCCCGACCAGAGGAAGGTGCTCACCTACTACTTCATATCCACGGCAACTGTGGGTTTTGGCGCCGGGCTATTTATTCACTTTGGAAATCTCATATTCAAAGACCTGTTCAACATGTCGGCAACTGCTATCGGAATAGCCTTGTCAATTGCGCAGCTTGGAACTGCAGCCGGTTCTACACTCTCGCACAAGCTGGGTAAACGCTTTGGGGCTCTTAAATTCAACCTAACTATGCAGCTGCTTGTTATCCCGTTGATGCTCTCTCTAGTGATTGTGAGAGAGCCGATTCTTTTCACGATACTCTATGCCTTCAGATTCGTCTTCATGAACATAACCAACCCGATCATGACCTCAATAATATTCTCGTATGTTCCCGATTCGAAGCTATCAACAGTATCGGGAATCAATGGCTTTCTGAACAACACTGTGCGGGCCGTAGCTGCGATGATCTTCGGGTTAATTGTCGGTACTTCTATCAGCGGTTATACCGAGTTGTTCTTGCTGAGTACAGCGTTTTATGCGGCGAATGCGTTCGTTATCTTTCTGTTCTATAGAGATTTCAAGAACGAACCGAGAGTTCTGGAACTGTATGATTCGAAGAGAACTGGGTGA
- a CDS encoding ABC transporter ATP-binding protein: MIEIRNLTKIYSGSVKAVDSVSLTVNKGEVFGFLGPNGAGKTTTIKMIVGLLQPTSGSISIDNIDVVSQPVEAKMKIGYVADEPLVMEKITGVQYLNMISDVFQLPPKTRTERAARLLQNFKLSDAVKDPVSTYSHGMRQKLSLVAALIHNPDLWILDEPIVGLDPESVFILKQMMRNHVKAGNTVFFSTHVMEVAERICDRIGIINNGKLEFVGTVEELRKLRGRGSLEELFLEVTGSETENGDFSYLDAD; this comes from the coding sequence GTGATAGAGATTAGAAACCTTACGAAGATTTATAGTGGCAGTGTCAAAGCAGTTGATAGCGTTTCCTTGACGGTGAACAAAGGTGAAGTATTCGGCTTTCTCGGACCAAACGGAGCCGGCAAGACCACAACGATAAAAATGATAGTCGGTTTGCTTCAGCCGACATCCGGAAGTATCTCTATTGACAATATCGATGTAGTTTCTCAGCCTGTGGAAGCGAAGATGAAGATTGGTTACGTTGCTGACGAACCACTGGTTATGGAGAAAATCACAGGAGTTCAATATCTAAACATGATTTCCGACGTTTTCCAGCTGCCGCCCAAAACGAGAACAGAAAGGGCCGCTAGACTCCTGCAGAATTTCAAGCTTTCAGACGCAGTCAAGGATCCCGTTTCGACGTACTCACACGGCATGAGACAGAAGCTCTCCTTAGTCGCGGCTCTAATTCACAATCCGGATCTGTGGATACTAGACGAACCTATAGTCGGTCTTGATCCGGAATCGGTCTTCATCCTCAAACAGATGATGAGGAATCATGTGAAGGCGGGAAACACGGTCTTTTTCTCTACTCACGTGATGGAGGTCGCCGAGAGAATCTGCGATCGCATTGGAATTATTAACAATGGAAAACTAGAGTTCGTGGGCACCGTGGAAGAGCTGCGAAAACTTCGAGGCAGGGGAAGCCTGGAAGAACTATTCCTGGAGGTGACTGGTAGTGAGACTGAAAATGGTGATTTCTCTTACCTCGACGCTGATTAG
- a CDS encoding transposase, which yields MEYNERLVKRRSIRLKEYDYSRTGAYFLTICTYRRQCLLGAMVDGRVILSSIGKIVVEEWLRSAEVRKEIELDAFVIMPNHLHGIVAIHGGEREIVSNCLEAERRTIKPKTIGSFVSGFKAAATVRANELRGTPGKSIWQRNYYEHVIRNEKELDRIREYIENNPLRWQIDRENPDRKTSQVRSTIEEDDVYPWED from the coding sequence TTGGAATACAATGAAAGACTTGTCAAAAGGCGGTCAATTAGACTGAAGGAGTACGATTATTCTCGAACCGGAGCATATTTCTTGACAATATGTACGTATCGTAGGCAGTGTTTGTTGGGAGCCATGGTTGATGGCAGAGTAATCTTGAGTAGCATTGGCAAAATCGTTGTTGAAGAGTGGCTAAGATCTGCAGAAGTCAGAAAGGAAATCGAACTAGATGCGTTCGTGATAATGCCAAATCACCTGCACGGGATTGTAGCGATACATGGAGGCGAAAGGGAGATTGTCAGCAACTGTTTGGAAGCAGAAAGAAGAACTATAAAACCAAAGACGATTGGTTCTTTCGTGTCGGGCTTCAAAGCAGCTGCAACGGTTCGAGCGAACGAATTGCGCGGCACACCCGGGAAATCTATTTGGCAACGAAACTACTATGAACATGTCATCCGCAATGAGAAAGAACTGGATCGAATTCGTGAGTACATTGAGAATAACCCCTTGAGATGGCAGATAGACAGAGAGAATCCCGACAGAAAGACAAGTCAGGTTCGTTCAACTATTGAAGAGGACGATGTCTATCCTTGGGAAGATTGA
- a CDS encoding putative ABC transporter permease subunit: protein MRLKMVISLTSTLISSHYNIPRSLYHFKRRERLWEPALIIGVILLLGLTLGPLYGGLLNTMYDQYEASGLRSLFLAGPFLIANLFGFIFGVFLMISTFFFGDDMRVLIPLPMKSTEVLMSKFLVVLMDLMLISLAIILPAYILYGVRSSAGIGYWIFMVIVFLLSQVLPIMLSAIIVLPLSRLFRFRRHRDNMVYLLSALILVGVLIFISITSRVDPNMSAEEFAKIFSSEDAILNKTAGAYPPTILVTKALSRPFFEGLLWLLAFIGLHVVALGVFLFFGDKFYYSVYSSLQENFARRSRLKEGEIADLMGVQQTKFSALYRREWWYFLKVPAFAFNGFGNVLVFPILLVIAAVAGQTDQLGQMLDQFQDYKPLFVPVGALVAAVAGGINGLASSMFSREGDLIRELKALPVDVNEIVKVKFLHIETLSLIGPAFGAVALSLILGLSFVEALVVFAVGALTLTFLNILQMIIDSIKPILEWENPQRAMKQNVNVALSIPVVFGYVGGLGYLAFLLKDTISGTIMTIILTAIALVGIVVTWPVLMKRANRLFVRDL, encoded by the coding sequence GTGAGACTGAAAATGGTGATTTCTCTTACCTCGACGCTGATTAGTTCTCACTACAACATTCCAAGATCTCTATACCACTTCAAGAGAAGGGAAAGGCTCTGGGAACCGGCCCTGATAATCGGTGTCATACTCCTACTGGGCTTGACTCTCGGACCGCTTTACGGAGGTTTGCTCAACACGATGTACGATCAGTATGAAGCTTCCGGACTGAGATCGCTCTTTCTGGCAGGACCTTTCCTGATTGCAAATCTCTTTGGATTCATCTTTGGGGTCTTCCTTATGATAAGCACCTTCTTCTTCGGCGACGATATGCGCGTTTTGATACCTTTGCCCATGAAATCGACAGAAGTACTTATGTCGAAGTTCCTCGTAGTCTTGATGGACCTTATGTTGATCTCACTTGCCATAATTCTTCCAGCATACATCCTGTATGGCGTGCGATCCTCGGCAGGAATCGGATACTGGATCTTCATGGTGATTGTCTTTCTCCTAAGTCAGGTGTTGCCGATAATGCTTTCCGCGATAATCGTCCTTCCTCTCTCGAGGCTGTTTAGATTCAGAAGGCACAGAGATAATATGGTTTATCTCTTGAGCGCACTCATTTTGGTGGGAGTGCTTATCTTCATCTCCATCACTAGCCGCGTTGATCCGAATATGAGCGCCGAGGAGTTCGCAAAGATCTTCTCGAGCGAGGATGCGATACTGAACAAAACGGCCGGGGCATACCCTCCCACTATTTTGGTTACGAAGGCCCTGAGCAGACCCTTCTTTGAGGGATTGTTGTGGCTTCTTGCATTTATTGGTCTTCACGTGGTTGCTCTCGGAGTCTTTCTCTTCTTCGGCGACAAGTTCTACTACTCGGTCTATTCAAGCCTTCAAGAGAATTTCGCCAGACGGTCAAGACTAAAAGAAGGCGAGATAGCCGATCTTATGGGCGTACAACAAACGAAGTTCTCCGCGCTGTACAGAAGAGAATGGTGGTACTTTCTGAAGGTCCCGGCATTCGCGTTCAACGGATTTGGGAATGTTCTGGTCTTTCCAATTCTGCTCGTTATAGCGGCCGTTGCTGGCCAAACGGACCAGTTAGGTCAGATGCTGGACCAGTTTCAAGATTACAAGCCACTCTTTGTTCCCGTCGGCGCACTGGTCGCAGCCGTTGCGGGCGGAATTAACGGGCTCGCCTCCTCCATGTTCAGCAGAGAAGGAGATTTGATCAGGGAACTTAAGGCTCTTCCCGTTGACGTAAATGAAATTGTGAAAGTCAAATTTCTTCATATCGAGACGCTGAGTTTGATAGGACCGGCATTCGGCGCAGTCGCTCTTAGTCTTATCCTTGGTCTGTCTTTCGTAGAAGCGCTTGTTGTATTTGCTGTCGGAGCATTGACTCTCACATTCTTGAACATTCTACAAATGATAATCGACTCGATAAAGCCGATCCTTGAATGGGAGAACCCTCAGAGAGCCATGAAGCAGAACGTTAACGTCGCACTTTCGATTCCGGTCGTCTTTGGTTACGTGGGCGGTCTTGGATATCTCGCATTCTTGCTGAAGGACACCATATCCGGGACAATAATGACCATCATATTGACCGCAATCGCTTTAGTTGGTATTGTAGTCACGTGGCCTGTGCTTATGAAGAGAGCGAACAGGCTTTTCGTGAGGGATTTGTGA
- a CDS encoding type II toxin-antitoxin system PemK/MazF family toxin: MNRELPSRGEIWLANLSPTRGREQSGFRPCLVISVDQFNHGPAELVIVVPLTSKNKSIPLHVKISGEQTGLDVTSYIKTEDLRSVSRNRLEKKIGQVSEEVLLEVLDRIKILLNIT, from the coding sequence ATGAATAGAGAGCTACCTTCAAGAGGCGAAATCTGGTTGGCAAACCTCAGTCCAACAAGAGGAAGAGAGCAATCTGGATTTAGACCATGTTTGGTCATTTCGGTAGACCAGTTCAATCATGGACCTGCTGAGCTCGTGATTGTCGTTCCCTTAACTTCAAAGAACAAATCTATCCCGCTTCATGTTAAGATCTCCGGAGAGCAAACAGGACTCGATGTAACAAGCTACATTAAGACCGAGGACTTAAGGTCAGTCTCGAGAAATAGATTGGAGAAGAAGATCGGTCAGGTCTCAGAAGAGGTACTTCTGGAGGTTCTGGATCGGATAAAGATTCTCCTAAATATCACATGA
- a CDS encoding cobalamin-dependent protein (Presence of a B(12) (cobalamin)-binding domain implies dependence on cobalamin itself, in one of its several forms, or in some unusual lineages, dependence on a cobalamin-like analog.) has product MKILAGAIGSDIHTAGILNFLSMARNEGYETIYIGSVIGIDKLLDSIEEASPDIVAVSYRLGKESCEQLLRELKVSMENRGIEKRLIFGGTVETAEVAEKSGLFEKVFDGSEMPEEVVMFLRGKTDEKGEVDYPQTLLERIASKKPYPLIRHHIGLETVDATEEAVKKLAESGLLDIISLAPDQNCQQWFFQQENMIASEDGAGGAPFRKREDFERMYAASRTGNYPLMRCYSGTRDLLRFSLLFKEALNNAWAAIPLTWYSQLDGRSDRELLQAIRDNQGAIAWNGGKGIPVEINEAHQWALRYCHAAVEVTTAYLAALSAKRLGVKVYVAQYMFNTPPGISPRMDLAKALAKKELIESLKDENFTPVTMVRPGLMSLPADPDMARSQLVSSVHTAMNIDPEIVHVVAYCEATRRASDVEIIESVKMAKQAINEAIKGLPDFQQDKMIQDHKEYLKSESATIIEAMKKIKTGELTSPETIYAAIKLGILDAPGLSKMSVAKGAVRTAIIDGQSCAVDEEGKRIDERERLADIEPLDAC; this is encoded by the coding sequence ATGAAGATCTTAGCGGGAGCAATCGGAAGCGACATTCACACTGCGGGAATTCTTAACTTCCTTAGTATGGCGCGTAATGAAGGCTATGAAACGATCTACATAGGAAGCGTCATAGGAATCGACAAACTGCTAGACAGCATAGAAGAGGCCTCGCCGGACATAGTGGCCGTAAGCTATAGGCTGGGAAAAGAGTCCTGCGAGCAGCTCCTCCGCGAACTGAAAGTCTCTATGGAAAACAGAGGAATAGAGAAGAGGCTGATCTTCGGTGGGACGGTGGAGACGGCCGAGGTGGCTGAAAAGAGCGGTCTCTTCGAGAAGGTCTTTGACGGCAGCGAGATGCCGGAGGAAGTTGTGATGTTTCTCAGGGGCAAGACGGACGAAAAGGGTGAGGTCGACTATCCTCAGACACTTCTCGAAAGAATCGCCTCCAAAAAGCCATATCCGTTGATAAGGCATCATATAGGGCTCGAGACAGTCGATGCAACAGAGGAAGCCGTCAAAAAGCTCGCCGAATCTGGTTTGCTGGATATCATCTCACTGGCTCCGGACCAAAACTGCCAGCAATGGTTCTTTCAGCAGGAGAACATGATCGCTTCGGAGGATGGGGCGGGAGGCGCGCCTTTCAGAAAACGAGAGGATTTCGAAAGGATGTATGCTGCCAGCAGGACAGGTAACTACCCATTAATGCGGTGTTATTCGGGAACGAGAGATCTTTTGAGATTCTCCCTTCTCTTCAAAGAGGCCTTGAACAACGCTTGGGCGGCGATTCCTCTAACATGGTACTCGCAGCTCGATGGGAGATCGGATCGTGAATTGCTCCAAGCGATAAGAGACAATCAGGGAGCGATCGCCTGGAACGGAGGAAAGGGAATTCCAGTCGAGATAAACGAGGCCCATCAGTGGGCGCTCAGATACTGTCACGCTGCAGTCGAAGTGACCACAGCCTATCTAGCAGCCCTCTCCGCCAAGCGACTCGGCGTAAAAGTGTACGTTGCCCAGTATATGTTCAATACGCCGCCGGGAATCTCTCCAAGAATGGATCTGGCAAAGGCGCTTGCAAAAAAAGAGCTCATCGAGTCTTTGAAGGATGAGAACTTCACACCGGTTACGATGGTAAGGCCAGGATTAATGTCTCTTCCTGCCGACCCTGATATGGCTAGGAGCCAGCTTGTTTCATCTGTGCACACTGCCATGAACATTGACCCGGAGATCGTTCATGTGGTCGCATACTGCGAGGCGACAAGAAGAGCCTCAGATGTGGAGATAATAGAAAGCGTGAAGATGGCCAAACAGGCGATAAACGAGGCAATAAAAGGGCTTCCCGACTTCCAGCAGGATAAAATGATTCAAGATCACAAGGAATACCTCAAGAGTGAATCTGCAACGATCATTGAGGCAATGAAAAAGATCAAAACAGGCGAACTCACTTCGCCCGAGACTATTTACGCGGCTATCAAACTGGGCATCCTCGATGCTCCGGGTTTGAGCAAGATGTCTGTCGCCAAAGGGGCAGTTCGAACGGCCATTATCGATGGACAGTCCTGCGCAGTCGACGAGGAAGGGAAACGGATAGATGAAAGGGAGAGGCTTGCGGACATAGAGCCGCTGGACGCTTGCTAG
- a CDS encoding type II secretion system protein, with product MKNRKRGFSLVELLIVLAVIAALIATITPVALNAIQKAKATKVGQNIKTLASAFENYVYVSGEVPANLTDIGRDIDGGAYAVYYDKDDTSGTYTVVVKTSEEANQEILEGVLIDVEPSDFTTDGYTALTDNFTGTVQYHYVFNFTNY from the coding sequence ATGAAAAACAGAAAAAGAGGATTTTCTCTGGTTGAATTACTTATCGTTCTAGCAGTTATCGCCGCATTAATCGCCACAATCACACCGGTTGCGCTGAATGCTATTCAGAAAGCAAAAGCTACTAAAGTGGGACAAAACATTAAGACGCTGGCAAGCGCATTTGAAAACTATGTATACGTAAGCGGAGAGGTTCCAGCCAATTTGACAGACATTGGAAGAGATATTGATGGAGGAGCATACGCGGTTTACTACGATAAAGATGACACATCTGGAACATATACAGTAGTTGTCAAGACGTCTGAAGAAGCAAACCAAGAAATATTGGAAGGTGTTCTGATAGATGTTGAACCCAGTGATTTTACTACTGATGGCTACACAGCTCTTACAGACAATTTCACAGGAACTGTGCAATATCATTATGTATTTAACTTCACTAACTACTGA
- a CDS encoding cation-translocating P-type ATPase: MARIHQQKKEEVVKQLGSSFKDGLSKSQARERLDQYGLNELTEKNKQSAWKILLSQLKSVMIIILIAASVITAFIGEVRDTIVILAIVVLNTILGFSQEYRAEKAMAALKKMSVPKVKVKRDSQVIEVNSTEVVPGDIVILDAGNIVPADMRLIETTNLKIQESALTGESEAVEKTSEPIAEDNPSLGDRKNMAYSGTVVTYGRGVGIVTATAMDTELGKIATMIQDTPDTQTPLQKNIDQLGKILAVIALGIVAVIFVMGLLRGEDLELMFLTAVSFAVAAVPEGLPTVVTIALALGAQRMLKKNALVRKLMAVETLGSVTVICSDKTGTITENRMKVSLVEMAGRTLDFGKEDAPDPEALPEDDNKSFEIMLTAGTLCNDAEIRPPVHKKQQVDMIGDPTEGALVYAAYRVGIEKADLEEAMPRILELPFDSERKRMTTIHEITKNPMGPVPADVPAHLRENGVEKYVAFTKGAVDSLVEVCDRVLEGDEIHEIDDEWKRRIIETNNDLAANGMRVLGVAFRAVDPSEVEEKKVEERNLIFTGMFGMMDPAREGVKESIITSREAGIRPIMITGDHPLTAGYIAESLTMVEDKSQVKMGIELENLSDDELDRITAKTSVYARVAPEHKLRIVKSLQRQGNVVAMTGDGVNDAPALKQADIGVAMGITGTDVTKEVADMVLTDDNFTTIVSAVKEGRTIFDNIQKFIRYILASNFGEIWIMLLGPFLGISLPLAPLQILWLNLVTDGVPALALAVEPPEKDIMKRPPNPTKQHVLANGGWNVIFIGLLLAAFSLGVGLFYWLNDVNSPWRTMLFSTLVFSQLFFALSVRSRSKSIFNAPFKDNPSLMYAVLGSLGLQLTVIYVPFMQRLFSTQALGIWDLLLSLALGSAILWIYEIKKLVTRKR; the protein is encoded by the coding sequence ATGGCGAGAATACACCAGCAAAAAAAGGAAGAAGTAGTAAAACAACTCGGATCCAGTTTTAAGGACGGTCTTTCCAAGTCACAAGCAAGAGAAAGACTTGATCAATACGGCTTAAACGAGCTTACCGAGAAGAACAAACAGAGCGCATGGAAGATTCTTCTTTCTCAGCTAAAGTCTGTGATGATAATTATTCTCATTGCTGCTTCAGTCATCACGGCCTTCATTGGCGAAGTAAGGGACACGATTGTTATTCTCGCGATAGTTGTCCTTAATACTATCCTTGGCTTCTCCCAAGAATACAGGGCCGAAAAGGCAATGGCCGCCCTAAAAAAGATGTCTGTTCCGAAGGTGAAAGTCAAACGTGACAGCCAGGTGATCGAAGTCAATTCAACTGAGGTCGTGCCAGGCGATATTGTAATTCTAGATGCCGGGAATATCGTTCCTGCAGATATGCGCCTCATAGAGACAACTAACCTGAAGATCCAGGAATCAGCTCTCACGGGCGAATCCGAAGCAGTGGAGAAAACTTCCGAGCCCATTGCAGAAGACAACCCTTCACTGGGTGATCGAAAGAACATGGCTTATTCAGGCACTGTAGTTACCTACGGCAGGGGAGTAGGTATCGTCACCGCTACGGCCATGGATACTGAATTAGGTAAGATCGCAACAATGATTCAGGACACGCCCGATACTCAAACACCCTTGCAGAAGAACATCGATCAGCTCGGTAAAATTCTTGCTGTAATCGCCTTGGGCATAGTTGCAGTAATATTCGTAATGGGATTACTCAGAGGAGAAGATCTCGAGCTTATGTTCTTAACCGCCGTCTCTTTCGCCGTCGCAGCCGTCCCGGAGGGACTTCCAACGGTTGTGACAATAGCTCTTGCACTTGGAGCCCAGAGGATGCTGAAGAAGAACGCTTTGGTTCGCAAACTCATGGCCGTCGAAACGCTTGGCTCTGTCACCGTTATTTGCTCCGACAAAACAGGAACGATTACTGAGAACAGAATGAAAGTCAGTCTTGTCGAGATGGCCGGCAGAACATTGGACTTCGGAAAGGAAGATGCACCAGACCCCGAAGCTCTTCCCGAAGATGATAACAAGTCATTCGAGATAATGCTTACAGCCGGTACTCTCTGCAACGATGCGGAGATAAGACCTCCCGTCCACAAGAAACAGCAGGTAGACATGATTGGTGATCCCACAGAAGGAGCACTTGTATATGCCGCTTACAGAGTTGGGATCGAAAAGGCCGACCTGGAGGAGGCAATGCCACGAATCCTCGAGCTGCCTTTCGATTCAGAGCGTAAGAGAATGACAACTATCCATGAGATCACGAAAAACCCAATGGGACCAGTTCCAGCCGATGTTCCTGCACATTTGCGGGAGAATGGCGTTGAAAAATATGTAGCCTTTACGAAGGGTGCCGTTGATTCGCTTGTCGAGGTTTGTGACAGGGTGCTGGAGGGTGACGAAATCCATGAAATAGACGATGAATGGAAGAGAAGAATCATAGAGACAAACAACGACCTTGCGGCCAATGGGATGAGGGTTCTTGGAGTAGCCTTCAGAGCTGTCGATCCGTCAGAAGTTGAAGAGAAGAAAGTCGAAGAGAGGAATCTCATCTTCACCGGAATGTTTGGAATGATGGACCCCGCACGAGAAGGAGTAAAGGAATCGATCATCACTTCTCGCGAAGCCGGCATAAGGCCGATAATGATTACGGGTGATCATCCCCTGACGGCAGGATATATCGCAGAAAGTCTTACAATGGTCGAAGACAAGTCGCAGGTGAAAATGGGTATAGAGCTGGAGAACTTGTCTGATGATGAACTAGATAGGATTACCGCGAAGACTTCCGTATACGCAAGAGTTGCTCCCGAACACAAACTGAGGATTGTCAAATCACTTCAAAGACAGGGAAATGTCGTTGCCATGACAGGAGATGGAGTGAATGACGCCCCTGCTCTGAAGCAAGCGGATATAGGAGTAGCAATGGGGATTACGGGAACTGATGTCACTAAGGAAGTTGCCGACATGGTTCTCACCGACGATAACTTCACTACTATAGTCTCGGCAGTTAAAGAAGGACGAACTATTTTCGACAATATACAGAAGTTCATAAGATACATACTGGCATCAAATTTCGGTGAAATCTGGATAATGCTTCTCGGACCGTTCCTGGGTATATCACTTCCACTGGCACCTCTCCAGATACTCTGGTTGAATCTCGTGACAGATGGAGTCCCTGCCTTAGCGCTTGCTGTAGAACCGCCAGAGAAGGATATCATGAAGCGTCCGCCCAACCCCACAAAACAGCATGTCCTTGCAAATGGCGGATGGAATGTGATCTTTATCGGGCTATTGCTCGCAGCCTTTTCCCTTGGCGTAGGTTTGTTCTACTGGCTGAATGACGTAAATAGTCCATGGAGAACCATGCTTTTCTCCACTCTCGTCTTTTCGCAGCTTTTCTTCGCACTGTCGGTAAGGTCAAGAAGCAAATCGATCTTCAACGCTCCGTTCAAAGATAATCCTTCTCTCATGTATGCAGTGCTAGGAAGTTTAGGGCTTCAGCTCACAGTAATCTATGTGCCATTCATGCAGAGACTATTCTCCACACAGGCTCTGGGAATATGGGATCTACTTTTATCTCTCGCACTTGGCAGTGCGATCCTCTGGATATACGAAATCAAGAAGCTGGTTACAAGAAAAAGGTAA